From a region of the Roseivirga sp. 4D4 genome:
- a CDS encoding SMI1/KNR4 family protein: MLIEYWSIYTRWLEERFPPLYNSLIEGASKVQLTKFQESLGFELSQDFFDLYTLNNGSTKNATEGVFLGFKFLSLTEIAQTLNDWKQYKNDSLGSSYPQDAIQVGYTNPKWIPLFSDFAGNHIGIDFDPAEKGQIGQVINFGRDQYEKFVVARDLTSFFELISNEVLVGNVDNSIVEEEPGIFSFGLRPQSHLIEDLREIVLG; the protein is encoded by the coding sequence ATGTTAATTGAGTATTGGTCAATTTATACCAGATGGCTTGAGGAACGCTTTCCACCACTTTATAACTCTTTAATAGAAGGAGCTTCTAAAGTCCAGTTAACCAAATTTCAAGAGTCTTTAGGTTTTGAGTTGTCTCAGGATTTTTTTGACCTCTACACTTTGAATAATGGTAGCACCAAAAACGCAACAGAGGGTGTTTTCCTTGGCTTTAAGTTTCTGTCATTGACAGAGATTGCTCAAACTCTGAACGACTGGAAACAATACAAAAATGATAGCCTCGGAAGCTCTTATCCTCAAGACGCTATTCAAGTCGGCTACACTAACCCAAAATGGATTCCTTTATTCTCAGACTTTGCCGGTAACCACATAGGTATCGATTTTGATCCAGCAGAAAAGGGGCAAATAGGCCAAGTGATTAATTTCGGAAGAGATCAATATGAAAAGTTTGTTGTCGCGCGAGATCTGACCTCATTTTTCGAATTGATCTCCAACGAAGTTTTGGTAGGTAATGTAGACAACTCTATTGTTGAAGAAGAACCAGGGATTTTTAGTTTCGGTTTAAGACCACAAAGCCATTTGATAGAAGATTTGAGAGAAATAGTTCTCGGCTAA
- a CDS encoding outer membrane beta-barrel protein — MQTFDIWHRLDLHRAKIVALVLFFSILQVDAQTRKAGVTLHRVKSDQKTFKYGFMLGVHSNSYGIKYSDRFDTPEYDQISSIISETSAGFDLGFMVNIRLADQFSIRLVPVKIGLYQSTVNYQYVDGSVDAQLIESTRIEPGIFMKYRSIRRNNSRMYLIAGLSGSFRSGKEDLVTNQDRLEIRKANVKVEVGFGLERYFEFFKFSPEIRYARGLLDVMNPQDNIFHNGLSRISTHNFTLYLHFSD; from the coding sequence ATGCAAACCTTTGACATTTGGCATCGCCTCGATTTACATCGGGCAAAAATAGTTGCCTTAGTACTTTTTTTCTCAATACTTCAGGTAGACGCCCAGACGCGTAAGGCCGGAGTAACCCTTCACAGGGTGAAAAGCGATCAAAAGACTTTCAAGTATGGATTTATGCTCGGGGTGCATAGTAATAGCTATGGCATAAAGTATTCCGATCGATTTGATACGCCTGAATATGACCAGATAAGCTCTATTATTTCAGAAACCAGTGCTGGTTTTGATCTGGGTTTTATGGTAAATATTCGCCTTGCCGATCAATTCTCAATTCGACTAGTACCCGTCAAAATTGGTCTTTATCAGAGTACTGTGAACTATCAATATGTGGATGGTTCGGTGGATGCTCAGCTCATTGAGAGCACACGCATTGAACCGGGCATTTTCATGAAGTACAGGTCCATCAGAAGGAATAACTCCCGGATGTATTTGATTGCTGGTCTAAGCGGTTCTTTTAGATCCGGTAAAGAAGATCTGGTGACCAATCAGGATCGACTCGAAATCAGAAAGGCGAATGTAAAGGTTGAAGTAGGCTTTGGCCTAGAACGTTATTTTGAGTTTTTTAAATTCTCACCCGAGATTCGATATGCACGAGGCTTATTGGATGTCATGAACCCGCAAGACAATATATTCCATAATGGGTTGAGTAGAATTTCCACCCATAATTTCACCCTGTATCTCCATTTCTCCGACTGA
- a CDS encoding SDR family NAD(P)-dependent oxidoreductase produces the protein MSKIAFITGATSGIGKATALLLAEEGYNLIICGRRKDRLQALTAEVKVKTLELSFDVRNRKEVEEAINSIPEDWRAVDVLLNNAGNAHGLSKIQNGDVDDWDAMIDINVKGLLYVTKSLVGGMISKGAGHIVNIGSIAGKEVYPNGNVYCASKHAVDAINNGMRLDLNGTGVKVSQVCPGLVETEFSMVRFKGDADRSKSVYEGFDALTAYDVADLIRFIVTRPAHVNISDTIIFPAAQAASTIVDKK, from the coding sequence ATGAGCAAAATCGCATTCATTACTGGAGCTACTTCAGGCATTGGCAAGGCAACAGCCTTATTATTAGCAGAAGAGGGGTATAACCTGATTATTTGTGGTCGCAGAAAAGATCGGCTTCAGGCATTGACGGCTGAAGTCAAGGTAAAGACACTGGAACTGAGCTTTGATGTGCGCAATAGGAAAGAAGTTGAAGAAGCGATTAATTCAATCCCGGAAGATTGGAGAGCTGTTGATGTCTTGTTGAATAATGCAGGTAATGCACACGGATTGTCCAAGATTCAAAATGGAGATGTTGACGATTGGGATGCGATGATCGACATCAATGTCAAGGGCTTACTTTACGTGACTAAGTCACTTGTTGGGGGTATGATATCCAAAGGTGCCGGACATATAGTCAATATTGGTTCGATAGCGGGTAAGGAGGTCTATCCTAATGGCAATGTATACTGTGCTTCTAAACATGCAGTGGATGCCATCAATAATGGGATGCGCCTAGACCTAAATGGAACAGGGGTAAAAGTCTCCCAAGTCTGTCCTGGTTTGGTGGAAACTGAGTTCTCCATGGTTCGGTTTAAGGGCGATGCCGATAGGTCAAAGTCCGTTTATGAAGGATTTGATGCATTAACGGCTTATGATGTGGCAGACCTGATCCGCTTTATCGTTACCAGGCCAGCGCATGTAAATATTAGTGATACTATCATTTTTCCAGCAGCACAAGCTGCATCAACAATTGTAGATAAAAAGTAA
- the ubiE gene encoding bifunctional demethylmenaquinone methyltransferase/2-methoxy-6-polyprenyl-1,4-benzoquinol methylase UbiE, whose product MAVVPYKEKQTTKKEQVAEMFNNISHRYDFLNHFLSLGIDILWRKKAIKLLKADQPKQILDIATGTGDFAIEALALKPDRIVGVDISSGMLEMGKQKMKRKGVDHIIDMQMGDSEKLLFEDNTFDASIVAFGVRNFENLKQGLSDMHRVIKPGGKAVIIEFSRPRSFPMKQLYNFYFKSILPIIGKLISKDQSAYTYLPESVDAFPDGQNFLDILSAVGYKKTECKPLTFGIASIYIGQK is encoded by the coding sequence ATGGCCGTAGTTCCTTATAAAGAGAAGCAAACCACAAAAAAAGAGCAGGTAGCAGAGATGTTTAATAACATCAGCCACCGATATGATTTCCTGAATCACTTCTTGAGTTTGGGTATAGATATTCTTTGGAGAAAGAAAGCGATAAAACTCCTAAAAGCAGATCAGCCAAAGCAAATTCTTGATATCGCTACAGGTACGGGAGACTTTGCCATAGAAGCCTTGGCACTTAAGCCTGATCGCATTGTTGGAGTAGACATTTCCTCTGGTATGCTTGAGATGGGCAAGCAGAAAATGAAGCGAAAAGGGGTAGATCACATCATCGATATGCAAATGGGCGATAGTGAGAAGCTGCTTTTTGAAGACAATACCTTTGATGCTAGCATCGTTGCATTTGGTGTAAGGAACTTCGAAAACCTAAAACAAGGCCTTAGCGATATGCATAGGGTAATTAAACCAGGCGGAAAGGCAGTGATTATTGAATTTTCAAGGCCACGATCCTTTCCGATGAAGCAGCTTTACAACTTTTATTTTAAGTCGATTCTCCCGATTATTGGAAAACTGATTTCTAAGGATCAATCGGCTTATACCTATCTACCAGAGTCGGTAGATGCTTTTCCGGATGGTCAGAATTTTTTGGACATCCTTAGTGCGGTTGGATATAAGAAGACTGAATGCAAACCTTTGACATTTGGCATCGCCTCGATTTACATCGGGCAAAAATAG
- a CDS encoding ABC transporter permease, with product MLKNYLKIAFRNLIKRKVTSLVNLLGLSIGITLTVLLILYAQYELDFDKFHKAPEQTYRLLRMEDLGNNTQIVAKTSPRIMLSLTEEFSEIESTTLLFKHWNVPLLSEEDKGFYEQDFLFADSSFFDVFGYELILGDPETALSEPNSLVITEQMAKKYFGDEDPMGRVLRYELKYDLEVTGVVKDPGNVGSHFEFDFLASMPTLPRVMTLDVLTGGYNGFYSYIHFRPDTDIQSFKTRYAEWLMDRFPEERIRIQPLLDIHLRSDAISEIEGQSDIMFVRVVLIIAIVVIILATINYINSAVSTSVERLKEMGVRMVSGAFAQHIYFQFILEAFLTIAIAIVVSLIALYFMITPFNAMLDTNLILNPIAQWQIWSVIAGLIMLTAVISGMAPAIVILRMDLTDVLLNVVTLGRIGYLRKGLMVFQFVVSVVLIVGAVTINRQAAFVKSKDLGFDQSQVIVVPIRDRGIHTGYESFKDNVLGIAGVTAVSRASTIPGRPYAAKYYKPEPAALDSILMNVGSIDDHYFQSLDIRLLTGTDFEFLRDELTNPVVVNETVIEAFELGDPLEALGKPMYHNGQKFMIVGVIQDFNYETLHKRIQPLVIQPGVALEDFMIIKYQGVNGDAVARQLSDLWYLTAYEQPFTYSSLSDDLASLYQSEKVWGDIGNLSMLVSVLIGALGVFGLVSLVVQKRFKEMGLRKIFGASHGNIIGIIYSEFFAILFVTLLIAVPSAYLLAQLWLQDFAYRIDVPIDGFVIAMALLASVTCLAVLFHTLRALAKDPINALSD from the coding sequence ATGCTAAAAAATTACCTCAAAATTGCATTTCGGAACCTAATCAAACGAAAGGTGACATCCCTTGTCAACCTATTGGGTTTGAGCATAGGTATCACATTAACGGTTTTACTCATCCTGTATGCTCAGTATGAGTTGGACTTTGATAAATTCCACAAAGCCCCAGAGCAAACCTACCGACTTCTGAGAATGGAAGACTTGGGGAACAATACTCAAATCGTTGCGAAGACGAGTCCTCGGATCATGTTGTCGCTGACCGAGGAGTTTTCAGAAATCGAAAGTACAACACTACTTTTTAAGCATTGGAATGTACCACTCTTGAGCGAGGAAGACAAAGGGTTCTATGAACAAGACTTTCTATTTGCGGACTCTTCTTTTTTCGATGTTTTTGGATATGAACTGATTCTTGGAGATCCTGAAACGGCCCTTTCAGAACCAAATTCATTGGTGATTACTGAGCAGATGGCCAAGAAGTATTTCGGGGATGAGGACCCAATGGGTAGGGTTTTAAGGTATGAACTAAAATATGATCTAGAAGTGACCGGTGTAGTAAAGGACCCTGGGAATGTTGGTTCGCATTTTGAGTTTGATTTTTTGGCTTCCATGCCGACTCTACCGAGAGTGATGACCCTTGACGTGCTTACAGGTGGTTATAATGGCTTTTACAGTTATATCCATTTTAGACCGGATACGGATATTCAATCATTCAAAACACGCTATGCAGAATGGTTGATGGATCGTTTCCCAGAGGAGCGAATTCGCATCCAACCGCTGTTGGATATTCACTTGAGATCTGACGCTATTTCTGAGATCGAAGGGCAAAGCGATATCATGTTCGTGCGTGTGGTATTGATCATTGCCATAGTGGTGATCATTTTGGCAACTATCAACTATATCAATTCTGCTGTATCTACTTCGGTGGAAAGACTCAAAGAGATGGGTGTGAGAATGGTCTCCGGAGCCTTTGCCCAGCATATCTATTTTCAATTCATTCTAGAAGCCTTTCTGACGATTGCCATTGCTATAGTCGTCTCTTTGATTGCACTATACTTTATGATCACACCATTCAACGCAATGTTGGATACTAACCTGATCCTGAATCCTATTGCGCAATGGCAAATTTGGTCGGTGATCGCAGGTCTGATCATGCTCACTGCAGTGATTTCAGGAATGGCTCCGGCCATTGTTATTCTCAGAATGGACCTTACCGATGTCTTGCTTAATGTAGTCACGCTGGGAAGGATCGGTTATTTGAGAAAAGGCTTAATGGTCTTTCAATTTGTGGTTTCTGTAGTCCTTATTGTTGGCGCAGTAACCATTAACCGACAGGCCGCTTTCGTTAAATCTAAAGATCTGGGCTTTGATCAAAGTCAGGTTATAGTAGTGCCTATTCGGGATAGAGGAATTCATACGGGTTATGAAAGCTTCAAGGATAACGTGTTGGGTATTGCAGGAGTGACAGCCGTATCCAGAGCCAGCACAATACCAGGCAGACCTTATGCTGCCAAATACTACAAGCCAGAACCAGCTGCTCTGGATTCTATTCTAATGAATGTCGGGAGCATTGACGATCATTATTTTCAGTCGTTGGACATTCGTCTACTAACCGGTACGGATTTCGAATTCCTCAGGGATGAACTGACAAATCCGGTGGTAGTAAACGAGACAGTGATTGAGGCATTTGAACTAGGTGATCCATTGGAGGCTTTGGGTAAACCGATGTACCATAATGGGCAGAAGTTTATGATCGTTGGGGTAATTCAGGACTTTAATTATGAAACACTCCATAAACGCATACAACCTTTAGTGATTCAACCTGGAGTGGCTCTAGAAGATTTTATGATTATTAAATATCAAGGAGTGAATGGTGATGCGGTGGCAAGGCAACTGTCTGATTTATGGTATTTGACGGCTTACGAACAACCCTTTACGTATTCTTCCTTGTCAGATGATCTGGCTTCTCTATATCAGTCTGAGAAGGTATGGGGAGATATTGGCAATCTGTCCATGCTCGTTTCAGTATTAATCGGTGCCCTTGGTGTATTCGGACTCGTCTCCCTTGTTGTCCAAAAGAGGTTTAAAGAAATGGGTTTAAGGAAAATATTTGGAGCCTCTCATGGCAATATCATCGGTATCATTTACAGCGAATTCTTCGCTATACTCTTTGTGACACTACTTATAGCTGTGCCTTCTGCATACCTTTTGGCGCAGCTATGGCTGCAAGACTTTGCTTATAGAATTGATGTGCCGATCGATGGTTTTGTCATCGCAATGGCCTTATTGGCTTCAGTCACTTGTCTTGCCGTGTTGTTCCACACCTTAAGAGCGCTCGCCAAAGACCCAATCAATGCGTTGAGCGACTAA
- the yihA gene encoding ribosome biogenesis GTP-binding protein YihA/YsxC translates to MFDQAQFVISNTDYRKCPKPDKPEFAFIGRSNVGKSSLINMMAARKGLAKTSGKPGKTQLINHFLIDESWYLVDLPGYGYAKTSKKNRAAWGQMIQDYLINRENLQIVFVLIDSRLDPQKIDLEFIQWLGENGIPLALVFTKADKQSINKGNQAIAKFKKVLRQTWEDLPMIFLTSSETGLGKPELSEYIEHILES, encoded by the coding sequence ATGTTCGATCAGGCCCAATTTGTAATCAGCAATACTGACTATCGTAAATGCCCAAAACCCGACAAACCGGAATTTGCATTTATTGGTCGATCGAATGTAGGCAAGTCCTCACTTATCAATATGATGGCAGCACGAAAGGGTTTGGCCAAGACTTCCGGAAAACCAGGAAAGACTCAATTGATTAATCACTTCTTGATTGACGAAAGCTGGTATTTGGTCGACTTGCCGGGTTATGGTTATGCCAAAACAAGTAAGAAGAATCGAGCGGCATGGGGCCAGATGATCCAAGACTACCTGATCAATCGTGAAAATCTTCAAATCGTATTTGTGCTGATCGATTCACGACTCGATCCACAAAAGATAGACCTTGAATTCATTCAATGGCTAGGCGAGAATGGTATTCCTTTGGCACTTGTATTTACCAAGGCAGACAAGCAATCTATCAATAAAGGAAATCAGGCCATTGCCAAGTTTAAGAAGGTACTCAGACAAACCTGGGAAGATCTTCCTATGATTTTCTTGACATCATCCGAAACAGGACTCGGTAAACCTGAGTTGTCTGAATATATAGAGCATATTCTCGAAAGTTGA
- a CDS encoding PspC domain-containing protein, with the protein MILGVCGWLGEKMGIQESSIRIGFVVAFFLFGAGLGLYLILWLVKVLSKD; encoded by the coding sequence ATGATTTTAGGTGTATGCGGATGGCTCGGTGAAAAAATGGGTATCCAGGAGTCAAGTATCAGAATAGGATTTGTAGTAGCCTTCTTTTTGTTTGGGGCAGGACTGGGACTTTACCTGATTCTTTGGTTGGTAAAGGTTTTGTCAAAAGATTAA
- the gap gene encoding type I glyceraldehyde-3-phosphate dehydrogenase — translation MSMTRVAINGFGRIGRLTFKALLKKENIEVVAINDLTDTTTLAHLLKYDSVHGRFDGTVSATEDGIIVNGKEIKIYAEREPRNLPWGDLGVEVVLESTGFFLDEAGAGQHLEAGAKKVVISAPAKGGVPTVVLGVNDDTMTGEETILSNASCTTNCLAPMAKVLDDAFGIEHGYITTVHAYTSDQRLQDAPHRDLRRARAGAYSIIPTSTGAAKAVGLVLPHLAGKLDGIAMRVPIPDGSLTDLTVVLKKEATKEEINAAMKAAAEGPMKGILEYTEDPIVSIDIVGNPHSNIFDSQLTSAQGTLVKVVGWYDNEAGYSNRAADLIERIVG, via the coding sequence ATGTCTATGACAAGAGTAGCGATTAATGGTTTTGGAAGAATCGGAAGATTGACTTTCAAAGCATTATTGAAAAAAGAAAACATTGAAGTAGTAGCGATCAACGATCTGACTGATACTACTACCCTAGCCCATTTATTGAAGTATGATTCAGTACATGGTAGATTCGATGGTACCGTTTCTGCAACAGAGGATGGCATCATTGTAAATGGAAAAGAAATCAAGATATACGCTGAAAGAGAACCAAGAAATCTTCCATGGGGAGACCTAGGTGTTGAAGTTGTTTTAGAGTCTACTGGTTTCTTCCTAGATGAAGCTGGTGCTGGACAACACTTAGAAGCTGGTGCTAAAAAAGTAGTAATTTCTGCCCCAGCAAAAGGTGGAGTACCTACAGTGGTACTTGGCGTAAATGACGATACAATGACTGGTGAGGAAACCATCCTTTCTAATGCCTCTTGTACAACCAACTGCCTTGCTCCAATGGCTAAAGTATTGGACGATGCTTTCGGTATCGAGCACGGTTATATCACTACGGTTCATGCTTACACCTCTGATCAGAGGTTGCAAGATGCTCCTCACAGAGATTTGAGAAGAGCAAGAGCAGGCGCTTACTCCATTATCCCTACATCGACTGGAGCCGCCAAAGCAGTTGGTTTGGTGTTGCCACACTTGGCAGGTAAGCTGGATGGTATCGCAATGCGAGTTCCAATTCCTGATGGTTCATTGACGGACCTTACAGTAGTCTTGAAGAAAGAAGCTACAAAAGAGGAAATCAATGCTGCAATGAAAGCTGCCGCTGAGGGGCCAATGAAAGGCATTTTGGAATACACTGAAGATCCAATCGTATCGATTGATATCGTTGGAAACCCTCACTCTAACATTTTTGATTCTCAATTGACTTCAGCTCAAGGGACTCTAGTTAAAGTTGTAGGCTGGTATGACAATGAAGCAGGTTACTCTAACAGAGCTGCTGATTTGATCGAAAGAATCGTTGGATAA
- a CDS encoding M1 family metallopeptidase, with the protein MKKYLAVLVLSITLFACNKEEKLAVESGVSLELAEHRKEVLSIINYKLEFRVPDNIDQQIQALEDLTFNLKDNSQDLQLDFKESQEKLKGLIVNGKSQELVIENEHIILKKENLKVGFNQVEINFFAGETSLNRKEEFLYTLFVPDRARTAFPVFDQPNLKATFELTLDLPANWTAISNGPIAVAAVKDGRKNYLFHKSDLISTYLFSFVAGEFEVASKTVAGREMTMLHRESDQEKVDRNLDLIFYLHAASLQWLEEYSGIKYPFKKLDFALIPSFQYGGMEHVGAIQYRANSLMLDKDPSQSQLLGRASLIAHEVAHMWFGNLVTMDWFNDVWTKEVFANFMAAKMVNPSFPDINHDLNFLVRHYPSAYSVDRTKGANPIRQFLPNLKEAGQMYGAIIYNKAPIMMRQLEAMLGEEAFQAGMREYLSTFSNKNATWPDLIQILDKRTPENLNEWSEVWVNTPGRPHFDISAEKKDNQVIVKLAQNDPDGERVWAQALQLNLYNLQRSEKKEVLLYSNNVPYTVELKPYWDFFEALPNADGIGYGLFPANYSMIQSRWDQLSEVEKGTMLINLYENLLEPDNYGKEGQYSPERYVQLIKWMVVKEKNQLLLNQMLRQLSSVYWNLLTEEQRQSAAPDLERTLFHVMNDKTDDPSVKKIFFNAFRNVAITDVNLERLRSIWAGESHSKVAGLNLSENDLTSLAGQLAIKRPEISEEILTQQLENIKNPDRKKRFEFILPSLSADSEVRDQFFASLKDEKNRETESWVLGGLGNLHHPLRRRESEKYITESLELLQEIQITGDIFFPKRWLDQTLGNHNTESAAKMIEDFLDQNPNYNAQLKMKILQAGDMTFRASEILKKTSLKVE; encoded by the coding sequence ATGAAGAAGTACCTCGCAGTTTTAGTCCTTTCAATTACCCTGTTTGCCTGCAATAAGGAGGAAAAGTTGGCAGTGGAGTCAGGTGTCTCGCTTGAACTGGCTGAACATAGAAAAGAGGTGCTTTCTATCATTAACTACAAGCTGGAGTTCCGGGTGCCTGATAATATCGACCAACAGATTCAAGCCTTAGAAGATCTCACATTCAATCTGAAAGACAATTCACAAGACCTTCAACTGGATTTTAAGGAAAGCCAAGAGAAACTGAAGGGTTTGATAGTCAACGGCAAAAGCCAGGAGCTGGTGATAGAAAACGAACACATAATCCTCAAAAAGGAAAACCTCAAAGTAGGCTTCAATCAAGTTGAGATCAATTTCTTTGCTGGGGAGACATCCTTAAACCGAAAGGAGGAATTTCTATATACGCTTTTCGTTCCCGATCGTGCAAGGACTGCCTTTCCAGTTTTCGATCAGCCCAATCTTAAGGCTACTTTCGAACTTACTCTTGATCTTCCCGCTAATTGGACAGCGATAAGTAATGGGCCCATCGCTGTTGCAGCGGTGAAGGATGGCCGGAAGAACTATCTGTTTCACAAATCTGACTTGATCAGTACCTATCTTTTTTCCTTTGTAGCAGGAGAGTTTGAGGTGGCCAGCAAAACGGTTGCTGGCCGTGAAATGACCATGCTACATCGCGAAAGTGATCAGGAGAAAGTTGATCGTAACCTTGATCTCATTTTCTATCTACATGCCGCTTCTCTACAGTGGTTGGAAGAGTATTCAGGTATTAAATATCCATTTAAAAAACTCGACTTTGCCTTAATTCCAAGCTTTCAATATGGCGGCATGGAGCATGTAGGTGCGATTCAGTACCGTGCAAATTCACTGATGCTGGATAAGGACCCTTCTCAAAGTCAATTGCTAGGAAGGGCCAGTTTGATTGCTCATGAGGTAGCACATATGTGGTTTGGTAATCTGGTGACGATGGATTGGTTCAATGATGTGTGGACCAAAGAAGTCTTTGCCAATTTTATGGCGGCCAAAATGGTAAACCCAAGCTTTCCAGATATCAATCACGACCTCAATTTCTTAGTAAGGCATTATCCTTCGGCCTACTCGGTCGATCGTACAAAAGGAGCAAATCCAATCCGGCAATTCTTGCCTAACCTTAAAGAGGCAGGGCAGATGTATGGTGCGATTATCTACAACAAGGCACCTATTATGATGCGTCAGTTAGAAGCAATGTTGGGAGAGGAGGCCTTTCAGGCTGGCATGCGTGAGTATCTGTCCACTTTTTCAAACAAGAACGCCACATGGCCAGACCTGATACAAATACTAGATAAGCGAACCCCGGAGAACTTGAATGAGTGGAGTGAGGTTTGGGTGAATACTCCTGGTAGACCACATTTCGATATTTCAGCAGAGAAGAAGGACAATCAGGTCATTGTCAAGCTAGCACAAAATGACCCGGATGGAGAGAGAGTGTGGGCACAGGCTTTACAGTTAAACCTATACAACCTTCAGCGGTCGGAAAAGAAGGAGGTACTGCTATACTCCAATAACGTACCTTATACGGTTGAGTTAAAACCTTATTGGGACTTCTTCGAAGCCTTGCCCAATGCCGATGGGATAGGCTACGGCTTATTTCCAGCCAATTATTCAATGATTCAGAGTCGTTGGGATCAATTGAGCGAAGTAGAGAAAGGCACTATGCTTATCAATCTTTATGAAAACCTTTTGGAACCTGATAACTATGGAAAGGAAGGCCAATATAGTCCTGAGCGATATGTTCAATTGATTAAATGGATGGTAGTGAAAGAAAAGAATCAACTACTGCTCAATCAAATGTTAAGGCAATTAAGCTCGGTGTATTGGAACCTATTGACTGAGGAACAAAGGCAGAGTGCAGCACCTGATTTGGAGCGCACATTGTTTCATGTCATGAATGACAAAACGGATGATCCTTCAGTGAAAAAGATTTTCTTCAATGCATTCAGAAATGTGGCAATCACAGATGTGAACCTTGAAAGACTTAGAAGCATCTGGGCAGGTGAGAGTCATTCGAAGGTGGCAGGACTAAACCTCTCAGAGAATGACCTAACGAGTTTGGCGGGCCAATTGGCCATCAAACGCCCTGAGATTTCTGAAGAGATTTTGACTCAGCAACTGGAGAATATCAAGAATCCAGATCGTAAAAAGCGATTTGAGTTTATTCTTCCCTCACTATCGGCAGACAGCGAAGTAAGAGATCAATTCTTTGCTTCCCTGAAAGATGAAAAGAATCGTGAAACCGAATCGTGGGTGCTTGGTGGTTTAGGAAACCTGCATCACCCATTAAGGAGAAGAGAAAGTGAAAAGTACATCACGGAAAGCCTGGAATTACTGCAAGAGATTCAGATTACAGGAGATATTTTCTTTCCAAAAAGGTGGCTAGATCAGACTTTAGGAAATCATAATACAGAATCAGCTGCAAAAATGATTGAGGACTTTCTTGATCAAAACCCAAACTATAATGCCCAGCTAAAGATGAAAATTCTCCAGGCTGGAGATATGACCTTCCGCGCTTCTGAGATTTTGAAGAAAACAAGTCTGAAAGTAGAATAA
- a CDS encoding peptidylprolyl isomerase: MQVAKKGDQVKVHYTGKLTDGTIFDSSEGRAPLEFEVGAGMMIKGFDAAVDGMAIGAKVTAEIPAAEAYGEAREDMIIDVPRANLPEDLNPEVGQQLAMSQPNGQQVPVKVKEVRDDVVVIDANHDLAGKDLIFDIELVEIG; encoded by the coding sequence ATGCAAGTAGCAAAAAAAGGGGACCAGGTAAAGGTTCACTACACAGGAAAATTAACTGATGGGACCATTTTTGATTCATCAGAAGGAAGAGCTCCTTTGGAGTTTGAAGTAGGTGCAGGTATGATGATCAAGGGCTTCGATGCAGCCGTAGATGGTATGGCCATTGGGGCAAAGGTTACGGCTGAGATTCCAGCTGCTGAAGCATACGGAGAGGCAAGAGAAGATATGATTATAGATGTGCCAAGAGCAAATCTTCCCGAAGACCTTAACCCAGAAGTAGGTCAACAATTGGCTATGAGCCAGCCAAATGGTCAGCAAGTACCAGTAAAGGTTAAAGAAGTGAGAGATGATGTTGTAGTTATCGATGCTAACCACGACTTGGCAGGAAAAGACCTGATCTTCGATATCGAACTTGTCGAAATAGGGTAA